In one Papilio machaon chromosome 15, ilPapMach1.1, whole genome shotgun sequence genomic region, the following are encoded:
- the LOC106712159 gene encoding uncharacterized protein LOC106712159 isoform X2, with product MFESLVSRLTSPTVSRRRHTVHAAREVCSEPEEEAAPVQRRTRTAKQLLDKRRKARLSCADLTTAGNAEPEKSSRIEALKAFLPLRQSKSLGRLDGLKEIERLAQYERLVGSGCGRRRAARLSDLERVQDLFPHDFLALHDADAPAALASHHQKSKSLRKRPSLDIGGAVNTNNTLSPRTFIMEAPVQLCPLGSTSPPLDRHLFLFSDLLLIGKSRGTNCFKLKESVRLAEVWLSLPDSDDTGFLLGWPTSMGVANYLATYPTQAARDTWYRKIQNALNSQLNTEPKSTNIQIFYKDLASSIEFCKTVSVSPEMNARCVVRQALHVMQNGGHEGDERDGEGEGRLGAPADFTLYVRTARDAPPTPLQGIERPHAVQMSRIRQTLSNEDGFDLEHVNAKNNPCGLIFELRKKNQVLKSVSNTGGKGLRLLRRGGRLFGVALTRLCNGTPPPALLQALRRLRVLAPLTHGVFRRSANAKALRLLRDKLDALGPWAAGCAELERAPVLLLAALVKEFFRALPQPLLLADLYPAWLHVLALPQAEKVTAVRSLLLKLPKSHYNMLTYFVCLLQAIAKKSNINLMCPMNLGVCVGPSLLWPSVPCDKAPKAVPMIVELLIVKAEALFGPQIAGLLGNGSPESSNALLDSGAEESDSLHSVGISLDSMELSTPRKEKLSLSRDSGLTLSEDDSNSNGGNSPAPRNILHSLSAPTCNVQENKMMRYANNPNVNGLPQVSQRDQNIYSNKAEIYSAVNEELYMMPYVGERYVHNTINVGIANGGDERTYGSKAAAQRPADVYAQSPAKYITGLEPQKPPRSNLAKAARTSKVYSMYAEAQEVDKNVSNKNFGRARSSDNLLEAKQEPVDGERDLVSSQENIVYSNIHDLATFTENVHRQNQYRTRTEDLGTDYSRVYAGWESRSAAYAAKTSAASEKIYGQLKQGESSQNKIDVKSTPAATIFTRNDWSRQAARTKSLEVNEEGHIVSVSAERSRNGNYEPGVGCCRKRRYDPAHVCNNTCLNTARDKDKTSAYPYAEQGTNNSEDIKSRIRHYSNNKLNQSKSLANIMLQSDSSSNDTLYQPQGYGARGAEAPGEGRDPCYTTQYIEPLYTSVYNRRRDIFHEEKTDMFSSDIYKATPTAVQPDYNADKEQNNNRKPPQGPPPVPPPVPPRKMVYQRVLKKFQPVHVGKEEKAARARSVPPHYRQPPSGETSAPAPALALDCTDSDTESESYV from the exons ATTGAACGGCTGGCACAGTATGAACGGTTGGTGGGCAGCGGGTGCGGGCGGAGGCGCGCGGCGAGGCTTTCCGACCTGGAGCGCGTGCAGGACCTCTTCCCGCACGACTTCCTCGCTCTCCACGATGCGGATGCCCCCGCCGCGCTTGCCTCACACCACCAG AAATCCAAGAGTCTCCGTAAGAGGCCGAGCTTGGACATCGGTGGTGCAGTCAACACCAACAATACCCTATCACCGCGCACCTTTATAATGGAGGCGCCGGTGCAACTATGCCCATTAGGTTCAACCTCCCCACCGCTCGACCGCCACCTTTTCCTCTTCAGCGACCTCCTCCTAATCGGAAAGTCACGAGGAACGAACTGCTTCAAGTTGAAGGAGAGCGTGAGACTAGCGGAGGTGTGGCTCTCGCTACCTGACAGTGACGACACCGGCTTCCTGCTCGGCTGGCCGACTAGCATGGGTGTCGCTAACTACCTCGCTACATACCCCACGCAAGCTGCTAGAGATACTTGGTACAG GAAAATCCAAAACGCTTTAAACTCACAACTGAATACTGAGCCAAAGTCAACAAATAttcaaatcttttataaagatttagcGAGTTCCATCGAATTT TGTAAAACGGTATCTGTAAGTCCGGAGATGAACGCGCGCTGCGTGGTGCGGCAAGCGCTGCACGTGATGCAGAACGGTGGCCACGAGGGGGACGAGAGGGACGGGGAGGGGGAGGGAAGGTTGGGCGCGCCCGCAGACTTCACCCTGTACGTGAGGACCGCGAGGGATGCGCCGCCCACACCCCTGCAGGGTATCGAGAGACCGCACGCCGTGCAG atgTCTCGAATCAGACAAACGTTATCAAACGAGGATGGATTCGACTTAGAACACGTCAATGCCAAAAACAATCCATGTGGGCTCATCTTTGAGCTGAGAAAGAAAAATCAAGTTCTTAAaag TGTGAGCAACACGGGTGGCAAAGGTCTCCGCTTGCTGCGTCGCGGCGGGCGGCTGTTCGGTGTGGCGCTGACGCGGCTGTGTAACGGCACTCCGCCCCCCGCGCTGCTGCAGGCGCTGCGCAGACTGCGCGTCCTGGCCCCTCTCACACACGGAGTCTTCCGCCGGAGCGCTAACGCTAAAGCGCTCAGATTGCTCAGAGATAAG CTGGACGCGCTGGGCCCGTGGGCGGCGGGGTGCGCGGAGCTGGAGCGCGCGCCGGTGCTGCTGCTGGCCGCGCTCGTCAAGGAGTTCTTCCGCGCGCTGCCGCAGCCGCTCCTGCTGGCCGACCTCTACCCCGCGTGGCTGCACGTGCTCG CTCTACCTCAAGCGGAGAAAGTGACCGCGGTTAGGTCGCTGCTGCTGAAGCTGCCCAAGTCGCACTACAACATGCTGACGTACTTCGTGTGCCTGCTGCAGGCCATCGCCAAGAAGTCCAACATCAACCTCATGTGTCCCATGAACCTCGGCGTGTGCGTCGGGCCCAGTCTGCTGTGGCCCAGCGTGCCTTGCGACAAGGCCCCCAAGGCGGTGCCCATGATAGTCGAGCTCCTCATCGTGAAGGCCGAGGCCCTGTTCGGGCCGCAGATCGCGGGCCTGCTCGGTAACGGCAGCCCCGAGTCATCGAACGCGCTACTAGATTCGGGCGCCGAGGAGAGCGACAGTCTCCACTCCGTTGGGATATCCCTCGACTCCATGGAGCTGTCCACTCCGCGCAAGGAGAAGTTGTCTCTCAGCAGAGACTCGGGCCTGACCTTGTCCGAGGACGACTCGAACAGCAACGGCGGGAACAGTCCCGCGCCGCGCAACATCCTGCACAGCCTCTCCGCTCCCACCTGCAACGTCCAGGAGAACAAAATGATGCGGTACGCGAACAACCCCAACGTTAACGGCCTGCCGCAGGTCTCGCAGCGGGATCAAAACATCTACTCCAACAAGGCGGAAATCTACAGCGCGGTGAACGAGGAGTTGTACATGATGCCTTACGTGGGCGAGCGTTACGTCCACAATACCATCAACGTGGGCATCGCGAACGGCGGCGACGAGCGCACTTACGGCTCGAAGGCGGCCGCGCAGCGCCCCGCAGACGTCTACGCGCAGAGCCCCGCCAAGTACATCACCGGCCTCGAGCCGCAGAAGCCGCCGCGCAGCAACCTGGCCAAAGCGGCGCGCACCTCCAAGGTGTACAGCATGTACGCCGAAGCACAGGAGGTCGACAAAAATGTCTCCAACAAGAACTTCGGCCGCGCTCGAAGCTCCGACAATCTGCTGGAGGCGAAGCAGGAGCCGGTCGACGGCGAGCGCGACCTCGTCTCCAGTCAGGAAAACATCGTGTACAGCAACATCCACGACCTGGCCACCTTCACGGAGAACGTCCACCGCCAGAACCAGTACCGGACCCGAACTGAGGACCTCGGTACGGACTACTCCCGCGTCTACGCCGGCTGGGAGAGCAGGAGCGCCGCCTACGCCGCCAAGACCTCCGCCGCCTCCGAGAAAATATACGGGCAGCTGAAGCAGGGCGAGTCCTCGCAAAACAAAATAGACGTCAAGTCGACGCCGGCAGCCACCATTTTTACACGAAATGACTGGTCTCGTCAAGCCGCGAGGACTAAGAGCCTGGAGGTGAACGAGGAGGGGCACATCGTGAGCGTGAGCGCGGAGAGGAGCCGCAACGGGAACTACGAGCCGGGGGTCGGCTGCTGTCGCAAGCGGCGCTACGACCCCGCGCACGTCTGCAACAACACCTGCCTCAACACTGCCCGCGACAAGGACAAGACGAGCGCTTACCCCTACGCGGAACAAGGGACGAACAACTCCGAGGACATCAAGTCTCGCATACGCCACTACAGCAACAACAAGTTGAATCAGTCGAAGTCGCTCGCCAACATCATGTTGCAGAGCGACTCGAGCAGCAACGACACGCTGTATCAGCCGCAGGGCTACGGCGCGCGGGGGGCGGAGGCCCCGGGAGAGGGCCGCGACCCCTGCTACACCACGCAGTACATCGAGCCCCTCTACACATCCGTCTACAACCGCAGGAGGGACATATTCCACGAGGAGAAGACCGACATGTTCTCGAGCGACATTTACAAGGCGACGCCGACCGCGGTGCAGCCAGACTACAACGCCGACAAGGAGCAGAACAACAACAGGAAGCCGCCGCAGGGCCCCCCGCCCGTGCCCCCGCCGGTGCCCCCGCGCAAGATGGTGTACCAGCGCGTGCTCAAGAAGTTCCAGCCGGTGCACGTGGGCAAGGAGGAAAAGGCTGCACGCGCGCGCTCCGTGCCACCACACTACCGGCAGCCCCCCTCCGGCGAGAcctccgcccccgcccccgccctcGCCCTTGACTGCACGGACTCCGACACAGAGTCCGAGTCCTACGTGTGA